In Synchiropus splendidus isolate RoL2022-P1 chromosome 11, RoL_Sspl_1.0, whole genome shotgun sequence, the DNA window GTTAGAGGATTTGTGATTCATTAATCTcaatttaatggtataagaatatttgccacaagaagccacatttttcaatttgaatgaatttggtatattactgaatcaaatgatggacccatacatatttttatatcaccatttaaactaaagctcttttaatgtcttgaaaatttttgtataagaatttcaagtaaattcagagtagtggaaaccctggccattgtgtagtgagaaacatccctgaacaaaagcaaacagatgcttttgtttgcttttgttcagggattcctccatgtttgttgttgttgttatcatcctagctgccacgtgtcttgtgcatcagtgtgatcagtggaccaggaactcctgcacttacaaaggttccctgttgtctggagagcaaactgttccattaaattatttttttgttgtaattaatcgtaataatgttgtaattcatAAACTCGTTAAAGTGCCACCACTAGTTAAAATGTTGAGTGTCTTGGGGGGAAAATTGGACTTAAACAGCGATGAGTCAGACGTCTTTGAATGCCACCATCACTCACCTCATCAGCTTCATGTCTATGGGGGTGAAGTGGGTGGGCGGCTGGCGCAGGTGCTGGTGGACGTAGGTGATGTGCTGGGCCAGCCGCAGGTCGGCGTCAGCATCTGGCTTGTCCTGGATCAGCCACAGCAGGTCGAACCTGGACAACAGGGCGGCCGGCAGCTGGATGTTCTGCTCGATGGTCTTCTTTGGATTGTAGCGACCGTAGGCGGGGTTGGCGGCTGCCAGGATGGAGCAGCGAGCGTTGAGCGAGGTCATGATCCCGGCCTGTGAGGAGGCCAGGTGTGAGCGTCGGAGGCGGAGCCATTAAAACAACGCTTTCAATTCTCACCTTGGCGATGGAGATGGTCTGCTGCTCCATCACCTCATGGATGGCCGTGCGGTCGGCGTCGGCCATCTTGTCAAACTCGTCGATGCAGCAGATGCCGAGGTCAGCCAGGACCAAGGCCCCGCCCTCCAGGGTCATCTCTCCTGTGACTGGGTCCTTCATCACCGCTGCCGTCAGACCCACGCCTGAGGAGCCGCGGCCGGTGGTGTACTGGCCTGAAACCCAAGCACAGCAAATAACAGTCAACACATTCCAGTACAAACTGGACACAGATCCAGAACGTGAGGAGACTCACTTCGAGGCGCCAGTCGGTCGATGTAGGACAGCAGCTGGGACTTTGCCACTCCGGGGTCGCCCATCAGACAAATGTTAATGTTGCCTGGAGACAGAGGAAGGACCCATGAGCTTTAAAACTCAAACATGTTTTGCAAATGAGTGCAACATAGGAACCCACCTCTGATCTTCATGCCTTTGGGGGCTTGTTCCACACcacccaccagcagcagcagcagagccttCTTCACATCTTCATGCCCATAGATCTCAGGAGCGATGGATCCCGCCAGCTTCTCGTAGAAGCCCTCATCTGCCAAAGAATTAAAACCCAGTTGACGTCAGTGTTGAGAAGAAGACTGGCCAGGTAAGGACCAACCACCACGCACTCGTGGAAGGCAAACAAACAAGCTCTTGACAGAGATCTGGTGGAGTTTTGAGGCATCACAAGGAATGCTGACTTAACAGCCTACAAGTTTGACAACATGACTTTGGGATGGGcgataccgccaaacacaatctccacaatgacaattctgcatcttgcgataaattcgataaacacgcggttcacttgctgcattggacctgcacacatgaacatgacgagaccgcgaCGGTGTTACCAGCTCTGCAGCATCCGACagccggcgtgtgacagttgtggagagtgcggtggactttggttcaccatcgtagttttaaacttatttttgatCCAGGAAAgtctttgataatgacactggtcgacccCGAGTGTCTgggtcatgtttattttattagatggagtggtcctcataggttctctgacgcagtcgtctgccttggttcaccatcaacacatgcaggtctccaaCTGCGCTGGCACCTCAGTgaaacaccatggtgaaaatagttggacattgGACGGGGCTCCGCTATtggtccccattagggttcactgatcgcggacactctcacaggcagcgtaATGTTACTAAGCTGgcgtcagttagggaccatccaCAAATTCTAAAGTgttcaaagtattagtgaaatcttcaatcaggcaatgaaaaacaagcattttaagagagagaattgtgaaaaggttttccatcacacaagacaaaggacttaCAGTTTGTATCACgacataaaacagtttcaagagagactgtagtgtgtcaaACACATGggatagaatgaaaatgtatttatcgtgataattaagTTATCacagaaattacaacatttatcacgATAACTTTTTTGGACACATCGCCCATCCCAAGCTTGAAGCATACTTTAACACATTGCCCAAAACTTCACAAGTCTTGCCACTCAAGCGAAAATCCTGTGCAGGTAAAACACAACGCCAATTCATCTGAGGCTGTAGTGTACCGCCGTGACTCTAGTGACGAAAGGTTTCCATGCGGGGGTAAAATGTTATTTCCAGCAGCCCATCCCAAACAAAACACCCGGCTCACCTGAGATGCTGCGCAGCTCCTCGTCCGTCAGCTCCTCATTGCCCAGCTCGTCATCCTCGGTCTTGTTCATGAGGACGATGTTATGAGCTTCCATATACGTTTCCGACAACAGGCCCTGAAATCCACAAAACCCTTGAGCACATTTTAACAGCACCAAACCTTTGAACGAGCAGAACAGCTAGTGTCAtccaaagaacaaaaaaactgtGCGCTGACAAGTCGCCGCTAGATTGTAACATCTTCTCACTTATGAAGTCGACAACATGGCTGGAGGTCAACAACTGGCGCGTGGGTTCATCGCCACAGAAACGGTGACTAGTTTGTGTCACACCTGAACAGTCTGGTTGAAGCCGGAGCgcagcagagggaggaagaCTCCGGAAATGGCCACATGGTCTCCTGGTTGAGCAAGACGGGTGTTCTCACCACGGGCGTAAACGCACATGCTCCTTGGAATGTTCCCCACAGGAACTTGGTCGCTCTGAGGAGATTCAAAAACATATGAGGCCGTGCTTCCATACATTGTGCCGTCGTCAGAGACAAGTTTCCAAATTCCTACATGCTCCTGAATGCGAAGCTCCTGGAACTTGACAAACTTGGAGCCCCTGGTCTGCAGGTAGAGACGACCTCCTGATTTGTTGGTGACGCACTCTTGACTGGGACACATGACCAGCGGCATGAAGGTGGGAGACTGAATCTGGAGCAGGGACACCACTAGTCAGTAATCTCTcgagagagaaggaagaagaagagaccCCTGGACACTGACCGGCTGATAGGTCTCAGCACCACACTGGTCGCACGTGTACGTTGCGACAGCCATCATGGGCTTGACTTCAGTAGCCCGGGTCACAATCCCTCTCACGGTCACCAGCTGCCCGATGTTGTCGGCGCGGACGTCACGCACCACCTTGGGTTTGGAGGTGCCGGGAGGTTTGAAGTAGAGCTCGCTGTGGGAACAGTCCAATTTTGAGACAAGCACAGTGGTGTGCAAATTGGCAAAGcaaacaagtcattttcaatttctttccAGACAAGAGAAGATGAGTATTAGTTTTATAGAAGTAGTTTTTGCCGTATTCATGCTCATTTTCACACCATATATACACTGCAATATTGGAATATTATCCAGTAAATGTAGTTCCCTTACAATCTCCTCATGAGTTCTGGAGGGTAATTGTTGCGAGCGTCTCGTGTGTCTGCGGGGTCACGTGCTCTCTGCTCCAACATCAGCCTGTGCTCAATATACACGTCCAAAGAGTCCTTGGCCACGACCTGCACCGAAATAAGACAGTCAATACACATTGTGGGAGAAAGCATTTGTCACTTGAGGAGCACTCACCTCTCGTTCTTTGTATTCAGGCAGCAGCTCGTGGACGGCATCAGCAAAGAGGCTGGTGTAGCGTTTGGCGTTCTCACAGACGCTCTCCACCAGCTCGGGATCTTCTTCTGCCACGTCATCCAACTCCACAAAGAAAGTGACCTGCTCTCTGTGAGCCAGGGCCACCTGCACACAGGCAAGACCCTTGTTGAAATCTCTTCTggcatattatattttattaacagcactctATTCCAAATTTGATTCCgataaatagaaaagaa includes these proteins:
- the mcm7 gene encoding DNA replication licensing factor MCM7 isoform X1 translates to MARKDYAAEKEKCKRFLQEFYSEDDNGKKVFKYGAQLVALAHREQVTFFVELDDVAEEDPELVESVCENAKRYTSLFADAVHELLPEYKEREVVAKDSLDVYIEHRLMLEQRARDPADTRDARNNYPPELMRRFELYFKPPGTSKPKVVRDVRADNIGQLVTVRGIVTRATEVKPMMAVATYTCDQCGAETYQPIQSPTFMPLVMCPSQECVTNKSGGRLYLQTRGSKFVKFQELRIQEHSDQVPVGNIPRSMCVYARGENTRLAQPGDHVAISGVFLPLLRSGFNQTVQGLLSETYMEAHNIVLMNKTEDDELGNEELTDEELRSISDEGFYEKLAGSIAPEIYGHEDVKKALLLLLVGGVEQAPKGMKIRGNINICLMGDPGVAKSQLLSYIDRLAPRSQYTTGRGSSGVGLTAAVMKDPVTGEMTLEGGALVLADLGICCIDEFDKMADADRTAIHEVMEQQTISIAKAGIMTSLNARCSILAAANPAYGRYNPKKTIEQNIQLPAALLSRFDLLWLIQDKPDADADLRLAQHITYVHQHLRQPPTHFTPIDMKLMRRYIALCKKKNPVVPEALADYITAAYVEMRKEARVSKDTTFTSARTLLSILRLSTALARLRMMDSVEKEDVNEAMRLMEMSKDSLQADKSSGARTQRPSDVIFSLVRELSSEGRGGAGGLVRMSEAEQRCVSRGFTPAQFQEALEEYEELNVWQINQARTRITFV
- the mcm7 gene encoding DNA replication licensing factor MCM7 isoform X2, coding for MLEQRARDPADTRDARNNYPPELMRRFELYFKPPGTSKPKVVRDVRADNIGQLVTVRGIVTRATEVKPMMAVATYTCDQCGAETYQPIQSPTFMPLVMCPSQECVTNKSGGRLYLQTRGSKFVKFQELRIQEHSDQVPVGNIPRSMCVYARGENTRLAQPGDHVAISGVFLPLLRSGFNQTVQGLLSETYMEAHNIVLMNKTEDDELGNEELTDEELRSISDEGFYEKLAGSIAPEIYGHEDVKKALLLLLVGGVEQAPKGMKIRGNINICLMGDPGVAKSQLLSYIDRLAPRSQYTTGRGSSGVGLTAAVMKDPVTGEMTLEGGALVLADLGICCIDEFDKMADADRTAIHEVMEQQTISIAKAGIMTSLNARCSILAAANPAYGRYNPKKTIEQNIQLPAALLSRFDLLWLIQDKPDADADLRLAQHITYVHQHLRQPPTHFTPIDMKLMRRYIALCKKKNPVVPEALADYITAAYVEMRKEARVSKDTTFTSARTLLSILRLSTALARLRMMDSVEKEDVNEAMRLMEMSKDSLQADKSSGARTQRPSDVIFSLVRELSSEGRGGAGGLVRMSEAEQRCVSRGFTPAQFQEALEEYEELNVWQINQARTRITFV